In a genomic window of Methanogenium sp. S4BF:
- a CDS encoding peptidase U32 family protein encodes MKNIELLAPAGTWSCLQTAIENGADAVYFGIKHMNMRDNAGNFEINELPGIMRYLHGHMAKGYLTLNTIYHNHEMQKLAQIVSAAKDAGVDAIICWDMAVFRLAREAGIPVHISTQASVSNYQAFAFYAELGASRIILARECALEDIAHICRLAKSDGVDCDVETFVHGAMCVSESGRCFLSAETFGKSANRGQCIQPCRRLYRITDVEDEDNAYIIGHNYVLSPKDLCSIEILPDLIAAGIRSFKIEGRIRPPEYVKTAVSCYRRALDAIDAGEYTPLLGARLKEELAKTYNRGFSEGFYHGLDAEWCSRGPAATEAKAYCGEVVNYYTNIQVAEFAIRADGLSVGDTILIYGKKTPAHYHVIEEIQVHHRSVPSVRKGENCGIKLPFPVRPGDKLFRITVAE; translated from the coding sequence ATGAAAAATATTGAACTTCTGGCCCCGGCCGGTACCTGGTCCTGTCTACAGACAGCTATCGAAAATGGAGCTGATGCCGTATACTTCGGCATTAAACATATGAATATGCGGGATAACGCCGGCAATTTTGAGATAAATGAACTGCCGGGTATCATGCGGTATCTGCATGGACACATGGCAAAGGGATACCTGACCCTCAATACGATTTATCACAATCACGAGATGCAGAAACTGGCACAGATTGTGTCTGCTGCCAAAGATGCCGGCGTGGATGCCATTATCTGCTGGGATATGGCCGTGTTTCGTCTGGCACGGGAAGCAGGTATCCCGGTTCACATCTCCACACAGGCAAGTGTCTCCAACTATCAGGCATTTGCATTCTATGCAGAACTGGGTGCCTCCCGTATCATTCTGGCGCGGGAATGTGCTCTGGAGGATATCGCTCATATATGCAGACTGGCGAAATCGGATGGGGTGGACTGTGATGTCGAAACCTTTGTCCATGGTGCGATGTGCGTGAGTGAGTCGGGGCGGTGTTTTCTGTCTGCTGAAACATTCGGAAAATCCGCCAACCGGGGGCAGTGCATACAGCCCTGCCGCCGGCTGTACCGTATAACCGATGTGGAGGATGAGGACAATGCGTATATTATAGGGCATAATTATGTCCTCAGCCCGAAGGATCTGTGCTCGATTGAGATCCTGCCCGACCTGATCGCAGCAGGCATCCGTTCGTTTAAAATTGAAGGACGCATCCGGCCTCCGGAATATGTAAAAACAGCAGTGTCCTGTTACCGGCGGGCGCTGGATGCAATTGATGCCGGAGAGTATACCCCCCTGCTTGGCGCCCGGCTCAAAGAAGAGCTGGCAAAGACCTACAACAGAGGGTTCTCCGAAGGGTTTTACCACGGTCTGGATGCCGAATGGTGCAGCCGTGGTCCTGCCGCCACCGAGGCAAAGGCCTACTGCGGCGAGGTGGTGAACTATTATACGAACATTCAGGTGGCGGAATTTGCCATCCGTGCCGATGGGCTGAGTGTCGGTGATACCATTCTGATCTACGGCAAAAAGACACCGGCGCACTACCATGTCATCGAAGAGATACAGGTCCATCACCGGTCTGTGCCGTCTGTCAGGAAAGGGGAGAACTGCGGAATAAAATTACCGTTTCCGGTCAGACCTGGCGACAAACTATTCCGTATAACGGTGGCTGAATGA
- a CDS encoding DUF5400 family protein: protein MEITYQVIALAVMFSGIVSGFITFRMLGMKLAPHFGALILALLATIAAILTGNIAVAYGAALLQVAAALTAYTQMWTTLKYSFQTSPGYAPHLALVTMLPVLALAGILL from the coding sequence ATGGAAATAACATATCAGGTAATCGCCCTCGCGGTCATGTTCAGCGGCATCGTCAGCGGATTTATCACCTTCAGGATGCTGGGGATGAAACTGGCACCCCACTTCGGTGCGCTCATCCTCGCCCTCCTTGCCACCATCGCCGCCATCCTGACCGGAAATATCGCCGTCGCCTATGGAGCGGCACTCCTGCAGGTCGCAGCGGCACTCACGGCCTACACACAGATGTGGACAACGCTGAAGTACAGTTTCCAGACATCACCGGGATACGCCCCTCACCTGGCCCTGGTGACGATGCTGCCGGTGCTTGCACTGGCAGGAATACTGCTGTAA
- a CDS encoding GAF domain-containing protein, whose amino-acid sequence MLDKIAMGTGKSRATVLKYLGVLHAKEILDFRHIGRSKLWMLKQTPDAGMEVSVRPEGESMDREVRMLASMACELTGILLREAELEDRLNHPDIIVLTVDADLRIIFRNRLFSSLFPEAATIRELIRPHQADRLERAMRAEKTGHAFSMELDLREKAGVCRPYKISLFPPAPGGPAGCFSLTGEDLSAHKRSRRQLEALLYIIRAAGTAHDEAHLLKEAMTGVRDKLLPFVHCAVFMADLQIPYSTFTVTDGMQAVLSPLITRCMTTLENVSAGDGDPVIACLSEGTGSPAVKSAIAVPIIEEERAMGAILLVMDTDVSTTEIENVEIVADEISGALKMQRLDRERSEYINTLLAMNGISGILNDARDETLILEKSIESAMTSLGFEMGCVYLKDEKDEMTARVHRNMPESLRNMCISGIFNGLFERAFRERNIIYITSEMPEYAMLDPGMRATGLRTLLILPIKTGDTVVGLLNMGSRDVKPYMPTSLENISSIGLQLGVALERSRLARELESRQD is encoded by the coding sequence ATGCTCGACAAAATTGCGATGGGAACGGGCAAGAGCAGGGCAACGGTGCTCAAGTACCTCGGCGTCCTCCATGCAAAGGAGATTCTGGACTTCAGGCACATTGGCCGCAGCAAATTATGGATGCTGAAACAGACGCCTGATGCAGGGATGGAGGTGTCTGTCCGTCCGGAAGGTGAATCCATGGACCGTGAAGTCCGGATGCTTGCGTCCATGGCATGCGAGCTCACCGGAATTTTGCTCCGGGAGGCGGAGCTGGAAGACCGGCTGAATCATCCTGATATTATTGTGCTGACGGTGGATGCGGATTTACGGATTATCTTTAGAAACAGGCTCTTCTCATCTCTTTTCCCTGAAGCCGCAACCATCCGGGAGCTTATCCGGCCGCATCAGGCGGACAGGCTGGAGCGGGCAATGAGGGCAGAAAAGACCGGCCATGCTTTCTCCATGGAACTGGATCTCAGGGAGAAGGCAGGGGTCTGCCGGCCATACAAAATTTCCCTGTTTCCTCCTGCTCCGGGAGGCCCGGCCGGGTGTTTTTCCCTCACAGGAGAAGATCTCTCCGCACACAAACGCAGCCGAAGGCAGCTGGAAGCACTGCTGTACATCATCCGTGCGGCCGGCACCGCCCATGATGAGGCGCACCTCCTGAAAGAGGCGATGACAGGCGTCAGGGATAAGCTGCTGCCATTTGTTCACTGTGCTGTCTTCATGGCTGATCTGCAGATTCCATACAGTACCTTCACCGTAACCGACGGGATGCAGGCCGTTCTCTCTCCCCTTATTACCCGGTGCATGACAACCCTTGAAAATGTTTCCGCCGGGGATGGCGACCCTGTTATTGCCTGCCTGAGTGAAGGTACCGGCAGTCCCGCCGTGAAAAGCGCCATCGCCGTTCCGATAATCGAGGAGGAGAGGGCGATGGGAGCAATACTGCTGGTCATGGATACCGATGTGAGCACAACAGAGATTGAAAATGTGGAGATAGTCGCAGATGAAATATCCGGTGCCCTGAAGATGCAGCGTCTGGACCGGGAGAGGTCTGAGTATATCAACACGCTCCTTGCGATGAACGGGATATCAGGAATCCTGAATGATGCCCGTGATGAGACCCTGATTCTGGAGAAGTCCATTGAATCGGCGATGACGTCGCTGGGATTTGAGATGGGCTGTGTCTATCTCAAGGATGAGAAGGATGAGATGACAGCGAGGGTGCACAGGAACATGCCGGAGAGCCTGAGAAATATGTGCATTTCCGGTATCTTCAACGGCCTCTTTGAACGGGCCTTCCGGGAGAGAAATATCATCTATATCACTTCCGAGATGCCTGAGTACGCCATGCTGGACCCCGGAATGAGGGCAACCGGGCTGCGCACTCTCCTCATCCTGCCCATAAAAACCGGTGACACGGTCGTGGGTCTCTTAAACATGGGCAGCAGGGACGTAAAGCCCTATATGCCAACCAGCCTCGAAAATATCTCTTCCATCGGTCTCCAGCTGGGAGTCGCCCTTGAGAGGTCCCGGCTGGCACGTGAACTCGAGTCGCGGCAGGATTAG
- a CDS encoding SLC13 family permease: MNQAVIVAVILALVLGLIALRNIGGIRLAIWQIMLGGALAVLILGQISPLDALYAINTDVMIFLFGMFVVGEAIQESGLLITLSSRLFRHEMSMDLFILLLIAVTGFFSAVLMNDTVAIIGTPFVLYLAKKFNISPVMLLLVLAFSVTTGSVVSPIGNPQNLLIALEGGLENPFLTFILYLAVPSAAGLLLVYGAMKVFYPREFGKCVLSSPAPEAAGDSALTRPALLSLVLIFLLIGLRVLLVFLETGITIPLTAIAVCAALPVLVFSPKRVHIVRHIDWETLVFFAALFVLMQSVWDTGFFQQSMASAAYPVTGVPVIFTLGIIVSQFISNVPFVALALPLITGGGASDAALMALAAGSTLAGNLLILGAASNVIIIQNAEKEGMSIRFLEFARIGIPLTFAQTLVYWAWFLFMPV; encoded by the coding sequence ATGAATCAGGCAGTCATCGTCGCAGTCATTCTGGCCCTTGTGCTCGGTTTGATTGCGCTTCGTAATATTGGCGGCATCCGGCTTGCCATCTGGCAGATCATGCTGGGGGGAGCCCTTGCCGTCCTCATCCTCGGGCAGATATCTCCTCTGGATGCGCTCTATGCCATCAACACCGATGTCATGATCTTTCTCTTCGGGATGTTTGTTGTCGGGGAGGCCATTCAGGAGAGCGGACTTCTGATAACCCTTTCCAGCCGGCTGTTCCGGCATGAGATGAGCATGGATCTGTTCATCCTGCTCTTAATCGCGGTCACCGGTTTTTTCTCCGCCGTGCTCATGAATGACACCGTGGCCATCATCGGCACCCCCTTCGTCCTGTATCTCGCGAAGAAATTCAATATATCGCCGGTGATGCTGCTCCTCGTCCTTGCCTTCTCGGTCACCACGGGAAGTGTTGTAAGCCCCATAGGGAATCCGCAGAATCTCCTTATCGCACTCGAAGGCGGCCTTGAAAATCCGTTTCTGACATTTATTCTCTACCTTGCGGTCCCGTCCGCTGCGGGGCTCCTGCTCGTCTATGGTGCGATGAAGGTGTTCTATCCCCGTGAATTCGGCAAATGCGTCCTCTCCTCACCTGCCCCGGAAGCGGCAGGTGACTCCGCCCTCACCCGCCCTGCACTGCTGTCGCTTGTTCTGATCTTCCTGCTTATAGGGCTCCGGGTGCTCCTCGTATTCCTTGAGACCGGGATCACCATCCCCCTGACTGCCATCGCCGTTTGTGCGGCACTGCCGGTTCTCGTCTTTTCACCAAAACGGGTCCATATCGTGCGGCATATCGACTGGGAGACGCTTGTCTTTTTTGCGGCGCTCTTCGTTCTGATGCAGAGCGTCTGGGACACCGGTTTCTTCCAGCAGTCGATGGCGTCTGCGGCGTATCCGGTCACCGGCGTGCCGGTCATCTTCACGCTGGGCATCATCGTCAGCCAGTTTATCTCCAACGTCCCCTTCGTGGCACTCGCCCTCCCGCTGATAACGGGAGGGGGGGCATCGGACGCCGCACTCATGGCGCTTGCCGCGGGAAGCACGCTTGCGGGAAACCTCCTTATTCTCGGTGCCGCAAGCAACGTCATCATCATACAGAATGCTGAAAAAGAAGGGATGAGCATCCGGTTTCTCGAATTTGCCCGGATTGGCATTCCTTTGACCTTTGCCCAGACCCTTGTATACTGGGCCTGGTTCCTTTTCATGCCGGTCTGA
- the cbiQ gene encoding cobalt ECF transporter T component CbiQ: MNYELLENSARNSRLGDVHPAVKLILGLGCILISVSSESFLTPLVIAVSISLITVVFGGIHPRMYLRLLFIPLGFALLSVLVILFVRNSGEILFSCSVFGWLTLTVTTGSINEGTLILSRIFGGMCALFFISLSTPVTEIFTLAKKCRLPEFLTELAMLIYRFIFILMEQAEMIYRAQVMRLGYMRRKGAAESFGCMAGTLFIHSLESGEAVIAAMDCRCYTGRYASLGEQGVFFGQALFGTLLYLSVMLCIMTLSGNTQLYGGVIP, encoded by the coding sequence ATGAATTACGAACTGCTTGAAAATAGTGCCCGGAACAGCAGGCTCGGGGATGTGCACCCCGCAGTAAAGCTGATACTGGGTCTGGGATGCATCCTCATCTCCGTTTCCTCGGAAAGTTTTCTCACGCCGCTTGTCATCGCTGTTTCCATCAGCCTCATAACGGTCGTTTTTGGGGGGATACACCCGCGTATGTACCTCAGGCTGCTCTTCATCCCTCTTGGTTTTGCGCTCCTGAGCGTGCTCGTCATACTCTTTGTCAGAAACAGCGGAGAGATTCTTTTTTCCTGCTCTGTCTTCGGATGGCTGACCCTGACGGTCACGACAGGAAGCATCAATGAAGGCACACTCATTTTATCCCGGATATTTGGCGGGATGTGTGCTCTGTTCTTCATATCCCTCTCAACCCCGGTGACAGAGATCTTTACTCTGGCAAAAAAATGCCGTCTGCCTGAGTTCCTGACTGAACTTGCGATGCTTATCTACCGGTTTATCTTCATTCTCATGGAACAGGCGGAAATGATATACCGTGCCCAGGTGATGCGCCTCGGATATATGAGACGGAAGGGTGCGGCTGAATCATTCGGATGCATGGCCGGAACCCTTTTCATCCATTCCCTCGAGTCAGGCGAAGCCGTCATCGCGGCAATGGACTGCAGATGCTATACCGGCAGATACGCATCCCTTGGAGAGCAGGGCGTGTTCTTTGGCCAGGCCCTCTTTGGAACACTACTCTATCTCTCCGTGATGCTCTGCATAATGACGCTTTCTGGCAATACCCAATTGTATGGTGGTGTAATCCCGTGA
- a CDS encoding DUF169 domain-containing protein, whose amino-acid sequence MTYEIIGKELKELLNLKGSPVAVKLIHSGAEIPAGYEKVPEKSRHCQFVQDARLKGMKGYATKEEHMCTGGAGVMGIEALPEQVATGSTYHKLGNFKTAEGALDTVSAIPKSTENHYASLYSPLETAEFEPDVVVIVATPRQALRLSQAYIHEKGGRISSDYSGIQSLCADAVVAVRERGVPNMTLGCNGSRKFSGIAEEEVILGIPPKNLPAIIEALKTFSEKWG is encoded by the coding sequence ATGACATACGAAATAATCGGAAAAGAACTGAAAGAACTGCTGAATCTGAAGGGCAGCCCGGTTGCCGTGAAACTTATCCATTCCGGGGCAGAAATCCCCGCCGGCTACGAAAAGGTGCCGGAGAAGAGCCGCCACTGCCAGTTTGTGCAGGACGCCCGGCTGAAAGGGATGAAAGGGTATGCGACAAAAGAGGAGCACATGTGCACAGGAGGTGCCGGCGTCATGGGCATCGAAGCCCTCCCGGAGCAGGTGGCCACCGGAAGCACCTATCACAAACTGGGCAATTTCAAAACAGCAGAGGGAGCCCTCGACACGGTGAGCGCGATTCCGAAGAGCACGGAGAACCACTACGCCTCACTCTACTCGCCGCTGGAGACAGCCGAATTCGAGCCTGACGTCGTCGTCATCGTTGCCACACCCCGGCAGGCGCTGCGACTGAGCCAGGCATACATCCATGAAAAAGGCGGCAGAATCTCCAGCGACTACTCGGGCATCCAGTCACTCTGTGCCGATGCCGTCGTCGCTGTGAGAGAGAGGGGCGTCCCGAACATGACGCTGGGCTGCAATGGCTCGCGGAAATTTTCCGGGATTGCAGAGGAGGAAGTCATTCTCGGCATCCCGCCGAAGAACCTGCCGGCCATCATTGAGGCGTTGAAGACATTCAGTGAGAAGTGGGGATAA
- a CDS encoding energy-coupling factor ABC transporter substrate-binding protein translates to MKYLFEIITLIAIILFTGAFLYTDTMVQASGEEGWGGTDGVGSGMVEATGYEPWIDNSDYTFTPPSGEIESCLFALQAVFGGLLIGWIFGSWATERRMKKNSI, encoded by the coding sequence ATGAAGTATCTGTTTGAAATCATCACGCTCATTGCAATAATCCTCTTCACGGGTGCATTCCTTTACACGGATACCATGGTGCAGGCATCAGGCGAAGAAGGCTGGGGAGGAACAGACGGTGTGGGTTCCGGGATGGTTGAAGCAACCGGCTATGAACCCTGGATCGATAACTCCGATTATACCTTCACTCCCCCGTCAGGTGAGATCGAGTCCTGCCTCTTCGCCCTGCAGGCCGTATTCGGCGGTCTGTTGATCGGATGGATATTCGGGTCATGGGCAACAGAGAGACGGATGAAAAAGAACTCAATCTAA
- a CDS encoding DsrE family protein → MVKTINAQGIKSPNAAILADNVIKNRDDAGEEIRFLLSPGAEAGMDAVARKHGYELEITPSGSLTEARMMPTGTTMREIDVRGDFCPGPVITVGNILATLPAGERVKVIAASEDTLDDIAMAVKSSGSVIAGRGTDGEQHFLIAEKAEKQESVTAVMSKDRVVIAQSSGIGNAERAYATFLFSQVALSMGKKVTIFLLMDGAGIGKKGNAAGVKHPAFERLDLLMDEVIKAGATVYVCELSAKFRGIGPESLVDGVRLAGAATYLELLSNPANAVVNF, encoded by the coding sequence ATGGTAAAGACCATCAATGCGCAGGGAATCAAATCCCCCAATGCAGCCATCCTCGCAGATAATGTCATCAAAAACCGGGATGACGCCGGGGAGGAGATACGCTTCCTCCTCAGCCCCGGTGCGGAAGCAGGCATGGATGCCGTCGCACGGAAACACGGATACGAACTGGAGATCACGCCATCCGGCAGTCTCACAGAGGCACGGATGATGCCAACAGGAACGACCATGAGAGAGATTGACGTCAGGGGAGACTTCTGTCCCGGCCCGGTCATTACCGTAGGCAATATCCTTGCCACCCTCCCGGCGGGAGAGAGAGTCAAGGTGATAGCCGCAAGTGAGGATACGCTGGATGACATCGCAATGGCGGTCAAATCCTCCGGCTCCGTGATTGCCGGACGGGGCACCGACGGGGAACAGCACTTCCTGATCGCTGAAAAGGCAGAGAAGCAGGAGTCAGTCACTGCCGTGATGAGCAAAGACCGCGTGGTGATTGCACAGAGCAGTGGCATCGGCAACGCAGAGCGGGCATATGCAACCTTCCTCTTCTCACAGGTCGCCCTGAGCATGGGCAAGAAGGTCACCATCTTCCTGTTGATGGATGGTGCAGGCATCGGGAAGAAAGGCAATGCCGCCGGGGTGAAGCATCCTGCCTTTGAGCGGCTTGACCTCCTTATGGACGAGGTCATCAAAGCCGGTGCAACAGTCTATGTCTGTGAACTGAGCGCAAAATTCCGTGGCATCGGGCCGGAGAGCCTTGTTGACGGCGTGCGGCTTGCCGGCGCAGCAACATACCTTGAGCTCCTGAGCAACCCGGCAAACGCCGTCGTAAACTTCTGA
- a CDS encoding NCS2 family permease, with translation MGIAEYFRFDEYGTNARTEVLAGAATFMTMAYIIVVNPAILQAAGMPFGPSMVATILSAVFGCALMGLYANRPFAVAPYMGTNAFVAYTVVGVLGYSWQTALGAVFLSGVLLFILTVTGGRTILAQAVPKNLKYSFVVGVGLFISYIGLTTSGIVAGGQGGTLLKAGALTSPSILLAIGGFLLISILMVRGVRGAILIGILATAAAAFFTGIAPLPDAVVSLPPNPAPVLLQLDIVGVLSWGMVSVLLTMFTMDLFFTMSGALGIATQAGLTDANGDLPEIEKTFAADSLATIAGALFGTTTAGVFLESGAGTAAGGRTGLVALTVAGLFSLGLFFSPLFAAIPAAATGPALIAVGMLMLSPLAKIDYHDYTELIPAFAVIVMMIFTGNLGVGLCAGFVLFPVFKVMKGRAGDVHPAGWGLFLLCLLFFVFYPY, from the coding sequence ATGGGAATCGCAGAATACTTCAGATTTGATGAATACGGCACCAATGCCCGGACCGAGGTTCTGGCCGGTGCTGCAACGTTTATGACGATGGCGTATATCATCGTCGTCAATCCTGCGATTCTCCAGGCCGCAGGGATGCCGTTCGGGCCGTCGATGGTTGCAACGATTCTGTCTGCGGTCTTTGGGTGTGCACTCATGGGGCTGTATGCAAATCGCCCGTTCGCGGTCGCACCCTATATGGGGACGAATGCCTTTGTCGCCTATACGGTCGTGGGGGTGCTCGGCTACTCCTGGCAGACAGCCCTTGGGGCGGTCTTTCTTTCCGGTGTCCTCCTCTTCATCCTGACGGTCACCGGCGGGCGCACCATTCTGGCGCAGGCCGTGCCGAAGAACCTGAAATACAGTTTTGTGGTGGGTGTCGGGCTGTTCATCAGTTATATCGGACTGACCACATCCGGGATTGTGGCGGGAGGGCAGGGAGGTACTCTCCTGAAGGCCGGAGCGCTCACCTCTCCGTCCATTCTTCTCGCCATCGGCGGATTTCTGTTAATCAGTATTCTCATGGTACGCGGAGTGCGGGGTGCCATCCTGATAGGTATCCTTGCGACTGCCGCAGCCGCGTTTTTCACCGGGATTGCGCCGCTGCCCGATGCCGTTGTTTCGCTGCCCCCGAATCCCGCCCCTGTTCTTTTGCAGCTTGATATCGTGGGTGTCCTGTCCTGGGGGATGGTTTCTGTTCTCCTGACCATGTTTACGATGGACCTGTTCTTTACGATGAGCGGGGCACTGGGGATTGCTACCCAGGCAGGACTGACCGATGCGAACGGTGACCTGCCGGAGATCGAGAAGACCTTTGCAGCGGATTCACTCGCCACCATTGCAGGGGCTCTTTTTGGGACGACAACGGCAGGGGTATTTTTGGAATCGGGTGCCGGCACGGCTGCCGGCGGACGAACCGGTCTGGTGGCGCTTACGGTGGCAGGCCTCTTCTCACTCGGGCTCTTCTTCTCTCCGCTCTTTGCAGCCATTCCTGCTGCCGCGACAGGTCCTGCACTCATCGCCGTCGGGATGCTGATGCTCAGCCCGCTTGCAAAGATTGATTATCACGATTACACCGAACTCATTCCCGCATTTGCGGTCATCGTGATGATGATCTTCACCGGGAACCTGGGTGTCGGGCTGTGTGCCGGATTCGTGCTCTTCCCGGTATTCAAGGTGATGAAAGGGCGGGCCGGGGATGTCCATCCCGCAGGCTGGGGGCTGTTTCTTCTCTGCCTGCTCTTTTTTGTGTTCTATCCCTACTGA
- a CDS encoding energy-coupling factor ABC transporter permease — protein sequence MHIMEGFLPSPWWQIWWILALPCLIYGLYKLKKIMDTNRELLPLLGIAGGFIFVLSALKLPSVTGSCSHPTGTALSAITFGPWITAVLGCIVLLFQSLFLAHGGLTTLGANMVSMAIVGPFVGYYIYKALDRLNVNFFVNVFIAAFLCDLVTYCVTALELALAFPDTSGGLIPSFAAFLGVFAVTQIPLAIVEALVFVVIFKYIVILKPEMLLKLKVLTDTKMETVKGGLQNEVSV from the coding sequence ATGCATATAATGGAAGGTTTCCTGCCCAGCCCATGGTGGCAGATATGGTGGATTCTGGCACTTCCGTGCCTGATATACGGTTTATACAAACTGAAGAAAATTATGGATACAAACCGTGAACTGCTCCCGCTGCTTGGCATTGCAGGCGGATTTATTTTTGTTCTGTCCGCCCTGAAGCTCCCTTCGGTAACCGGAAGCTGTTCCCACCCAACAGGGACGGCACTGTCAGCAATTACCTTTGGCCCGTGGATCACCGCAGTACTGGGCTGTATCGTTCTCCTGTTCCAGTCCCTGTTTCTGGCACACGGCGGTCTGACCACCCTGGGTGCGAACATGGTTTCCATGGCCATCGTTGGACCATTCGTTGGCTATTATATTTACAAGGCCCTCGACAGGCTGAATGTCAATTTCTTTGTCAATGTATTCATCGCAGCATTCCTCTGTGATCTGGTCACCTACTGTGTGACCGCACTTGAACTCGCCCTTGCGTTTCCGGACACCTCAGGCGGGCTTATACCTTCCTTCGCAGCATTCCTCGGTGTCTTTGCGGTTACCCAGATCCCGCTCGCGATCGTTGAAGCGCTGGTATTCGTTGTGATCTTCAAATACATCGTCATCCTGAAGCCGGAGATGCTTCTGAAACTGAAAGTGCTGACAGACACCAAAATGGAGACCGTCAAAGGAGGGTTGCAGAATGAAGTATCTGTTTGA
- a CDS encoding HEAT repeat domain-containing protein: protein MRTVDFLRQSDEHAVESLIELLKKGSPSVRWISAMALARIGTDSVDSLIETATSSGESVRDPAIWALAEIKNQKSVEPMLRIMHEESSESCRALTAAALLKIGDPAGRNAVFQECERRGEAFRGLVMEAYYGS from the coding sequence ATGCGGACGGTTGATTTCCTCAGACAAAGCGATGAGCATGCTGTCGAATCACTGATCGAACTGCTAAAGAAAGGCAGTCCGAGTGTCCGCTGGATATCTGCAATGGCACTGGCCCGAATTGGTACGGATTCTGTTGACTCTCTCATCGAGACAGCAACCTCCTCTGGAGAGTCAGTCAGAGATCCCGCAATCTGGGCACTTGCAGAGATAAAAAACCAGAAATCGGTTGAACCGATGCTCAGGATCATGCATGAGGAATCCTCAGAAAGCTGTCGTGCGCTTACGGCCGCAGCACTCCTCAAAATCGGTGATCCGGCCGGTAGAAATGCGGTTTTCCAGGAGTGTGAACGACGGGGAGAAGCGTTCCGCGGTCTGGTGATGGAGGCCTACTACGGCTCCTGA